The window CATGTATATAAGCCAAtaaatcatctttaaatttttaatttaaacattacACTTTTTTACGGTAGCTAGCGTCAATTTCGAGTATACTTTTACACATTGTTTAGTTAAATATGTGGTCAATATATCTCATGATACTAATATAAGTTAGTAAAATAATTGACACCATCCTAATAAATTGTTAAAAGTAGCATTAGGAAAAATATTTTAGTCGTACTGaaagtcacaactcacaaggaccgagtatatatatgatcactaaaagaaaacttttttaaaagagttaattgcaggatTCATCCATGTGGTTTGCTCGTTTTCGTGGATTACATTCCCGCTCAAGAATTTTAATCAAATAGGTCCAAACTACTCGAATCTGTTGTAATTTACATCCTTATGGCTGATGGCGACAAATTTTTTCCGTTAAGTTAGATCACATATGGTCCGagggagatttgcatacgttgggtatgatcagcgtaatttcgaaaggaaatgtatgaaaccagtaatatggcgcaaacgtgaggtaccatttcagtaattaactctataagTTATCTTCTCTTAGGGAGACCTCATACAAGCATTTGACAATCCGTCCAAACTGCAAGAACTGACGACCGAAGCCCGAAACACCTATAATTTAGTAGAACAGATCGATGAAAATCAAAGACAACATGTATAGATAACCAGTCGCAGGAATTTCTAGAATCTATGATTGAAGGTGTGAATCCAAGAAAAGACTACTGctgaaaaatgtaaaaaaagcatgacaacaattaataaataatgaaactCAAAAACAAGTTTATAGAAAAATCTCTGAATGGATGAGATTGAATAAAACTATCATTGAAAGTTTTCTTTAAAGATCTTGAAAAACCTCATATACttactagaaaaaaaaaagcaactaTCAAGTTATAACATAATGAGAatactaaaaataaacatatataaaaatacaattatgGAAATATGCATCTAAAAATAAGAGTAGGAAAGATTTTAGTACCATTTTGTAATTTGAAGTGTGGTATGAACCATAATTAAAGACATgaaattgttgttgttgaattGGTGTGCTCACACAATAATGGTGTTTGACCAAATATCATCAGctattgttatatttttttttaggtcAAAAGATAATTAAACTACCATTTACATCcatttattttacatcaattacttggagaaaaaaaaaataacttggAGAGGGGAGGAGTAGCTCTATTACCACAAGAATATACATCAACCCATATGAACCATTTAATGTCGGTATCTTCACGGAATCTAATTGACTTATGCATTCTATGTTTCTAACCCAATTATGCGATCAATTTACCAGATAAAAGTTATTAATAAGTTCTGAATATTTACAAAAGTCACTGTACACACACAAGAGACTGCACAACGACGTTCATCAAGTTTTAACATGcattttaagtttataataCAATTTGGTATTCAAAAGACGTGAAGGGATCAAGTgacaaaaacatatatgatgggaaccgtgagaaccactaaaaCGCCATCTCTAAGGACAAAGCCAcacaaaaaaggagaaaaaggaTGGGAAACcagtggttctcacggttctctccATATTTGTTGTTCTCACGTCTTTCAAAAGACAATGCAAGCATGAAAAAACACCGATAGTAATAACCAAATGCATGCTTTTAATCCTGATTATTACATTaatgaatatttgataagagGGTAAGATTAAATTAAGATCTACACAATgttccaaaaagaaaaagatacatAAAATTGATAACGAGTTAAAACTATCTTAATTCGGTGGAAAATATTCAATTAAGTTTCCAAACCAGCAAAACCACCAGCTTTCATCATTTGTTTAAACTCTTTGTAGTTAACCATTCcatcaccatcttcatccacccTTTTGATCATGAGCCTACACTCCTCGATTGACCGGCCTTGTCTTAGCCCGAGTGAGCTCAATACTGACCTCAATTCCTCAACGGTGATAAACCCGTCTCTATTTTGATCAAACACGTTGAACGCCTCTCTCATATCCTCTTCCTCATCCCTCTCTCCTAATATTGTTTGGTAAAGCTCACCGAATTCCTCCATGTCCACAAATCCGTCCTTGTTCACATCAATTTTCTCGATCATTTGTGCAAGGTCATCATCCGGGATATAAATCCCAAGATTTTCGAGAGATTTTGCTAGTTCTTGTTTTGTAATCTTGCCATCACCATTGCGATCAAACATATGAAAAACACGACGTAACTCAGCTGGGTCCATATTGAATGGAACTAACATATACGTTAATTTATTTGATCGAATCCAATACCTATTGACGTTTGATAATAAACTTATGTATGATGGAAGGGATTAACACGGATAGTCCGGGTTTATAAAGAacataatgattaaattatggTTGAAGAACTCAAAAAGAAATAGAAGAAAATAtgcacaaaaaagaaaaaatgtaaatatggTATTATGAAGGGTTTAGTAAAAAGGAACTTGAATAATTGAGGGGGTTTGTGGTTGAGAGAAAAGTAAGGAGAAAATATATGAGGAAATTTTCATGGATGTCCTTCAGTTTCGtaaatttttagtattttgtttatttagtcTACAATattggtgtttttttttctccaggtgagtttcgattcagacatgTTGGAGGCAATTTTAGCTAGAAGTtttctggacctccaaccccctcatgaaaaattcatttgagatgagaacccaagactcgaacttAAGACTTTAGGTAACTCACCTTCGGagcccacatagtggatttaaaaGATACCCATGGCCACTAGGGTTTAAGCTACTGGTTTACAATAttgttgttaaattttatttttttgctttcgttgttatttaacttttaacatatcATTATAGTAGAATTTAGCCtttatatatttagtcataaaaaaaaatgatgagaatTTATGGGATTAAGTCCCAAAAAAACTATATTGTTAACTACCTTAactaaacaaagaaaaacactTTATGATATGTTTAATCCTTATTTATTTAAAGTCATAGAAGCATCATATACTTCTCCAAAAATGTTCGTTTTTCAGTAAAGTAGTATTAAAAATGGTCATTATAATCACACAAAAACGCTATTAATAATGAACATTTTTAGATAAGTACATGACACTTCCATATCTTTAACCCTTATTTAATAAGTACAATGtaaacgagagtaagtacccgtgcgttgcggcggtgagatgatgagggtgataggtcatagagtgtaatgGGTCATATTTAGTGATATGTCATacagtgtcatagccaaatgtcttagccgtacgggttccgccctcggattaaaaattcatcgaaagtatatcgaatgacaactctaataaaagagcatgaaattttaagaacacccatataatttttataatttatcgatgtacggtttttgagataaaagattttgaaagagttagaaaaataaaatgatttatgaaggagaaaaaaaaatatgattggttgagatttgaggagagagaaagagtattatagttattttaggtaaatatataatagatggGATAGAGCATTTTgaggatgtacttaaaatcaatattgaaaatttaagttaaatgttgaaaatttagaaattttttactttataatatagtatagatatagatatagttaaTACTATATAATCATGCTTACTTTGACGAATTTGCAACAGAGAAAAACCCTTTCatctatactacctatataaacaaactatccctccccattcaactctctacctttgaattacctaatataccctctATATTTAAACTACATCCACACACTTTATTCCTGGTATTCCGagattacccttaataaaaaaaaccttacaattacctaaaacctctattgttataaaatccccattaactctaaaattattgctgaaggtattgctacggataagaaaaaatttataactcacgaaattacgaaaCAATTACGTCTtttgtatattcgtattaaattttaatctttgactatttatttttttaattgtcttggtCTGTTATTTTCATGAttagtgtttgcacttcattattttttgcacaTAATccgcgacttatttttagaatgatatatacggttagatcttgcattgacgcatctcatgaaagtaaactgAACGCTATAAAC is drawn from Erigeron canadensis isolate Cc75 chromosome 9, C_canadensis_v1, whole genome shotgun sequence and contains these coding sequences:
- the LOC122583887 gene encoding calmodulin-like protein 3, translated to MLVPFNMDPAELRRVFHMFDRNGDGKITKQELAKSLENLGIYIPDDDLAQMIEKIDVNKDGFVDMEEFGELYQTILGERDEEEDMREAFNVFDQNRDGFITVEELRSVLSSLGLRQGRSIEECRLMIKRVDEDGDGMVNYKEFKQMMKAGGFAGLET